Part of the Solwaraspora sp. WMMA2065 genome is shown below.
GTAGCCGCGGCACCCAGGTCGCGGCCTGGTGAAGGGAATCCTCGTGCGTCTGGTGAAACAGTTGGTGGCCGTCGGGGCAGTCGCCTTCGTCGGTGGCGGCAGCGCCGCTGCATTACAGGACAACGCCTGGCTCACCTTGCTCATCGGTGTCGTGACCTGCGTCGCCGTCGTCCTTGTCTACCGGTGGGTGGTGCGGCGCACCGAACAGCGCGCCCCCGTCGAGGTGGCTGCTTCCGGGGCAGTCGTCAGAACTGCCGTGGGGGTGCTGATCGGGGCCGGGATGTTCGGCGCCGTCATTGCCAACATCGCCCTCCTCGGCGGCTACCACGTGCACGGCCTGGGCTCGGTGAGCGGCGCCGCCGACCTGCTCGGTCTCATGGCGGCCGCCTCGGTGACGGAGGAGCTACTCTTCCGTGGCGTGTTGTTCCGGATCGTCGAGGAACGACTCGGCACCTGGTTCACCTTGGTGCTGACCGGGGTGCTGTTCGGTCTGTTCCATCTGGGCAATCCGGACGCCGGGCTGTGGGGCGCGGTCGCCATCGTGATCTCGGCCGGCTTCATGCTCGCCGCCTGCTATGCGGCCACCCGGAATCTGTGGGTGCCGATCGGGTTGCACTTTGGCTGGAACTTCGTCGCAGCCGGCATTTTCGGCACGGTGGTCTCCGGCAACGGAGAGCCGCATGGGCTGCTGGAAGCGACGACGTCGGGTCCGGATCTGCTGACCGGTGGCGATTTCGGGCCCGAGGGCAGCCTCTACACGGTCGGCGCCGGGGTGGCGCTGACCGTGTTCTTTCTGTGGCTCGCGCGTCGCCGCGGTCACATCGTCCCGTGTCGGGCCAGGACGAACGCTACAGTCGCCCGGTGATCGATCTCCGGGGCCTGCCGGAGCTGTGGCGGCGGTCCGACGTCGTGGTCCGAGATCTGCCGCTCGCGCTGCTGCTCGTGGTCGCGTCGCTGGTGCCCGCGCTGCACAGTCGTGGAACACAGCTCGGTGACCTGCCCAGTCGCCCGTTCGACGGGCTGACCGGCGTGGTGCTGGCGCTGGAGTGTCTGCCGCTCGTGGTGCGACGGCGCCTGCCGGCCCTCTGCCTCGGTCTGGTGGCGCTCGGCTTCGCGATCGATCAGCTGCGCTTCTACCACACGGTTGCCGGTATGGCCCTGCCGATCGCACTGCTGAGCGCGGGGCTGCACCTGGGCCGCCACCGACGCACAACTGTCGCGGTGGCCACGGTGGGGTACGTGGTGCTGGCCGTCGCGTTGCACCGGCACGGCTCGACCGAGGGAGTGATCGGGTTCGGGACCTTCTACCTGGCGTTGGCCTTCGCCTGGGGCGTCGGGTCGTGGCTGCGGATGTCGCGGGCCGCCGAGGCGGATCACCGGCGGCATGTCGCGGAGCGTACCCGGGCTGCGGAGCGTACCCGGATCGCCAGGGAGTTGCACGACGTGGTGACGCATCACGTGACCGCGATGGTGGTGCAGGCTGAGGCGGCACGATATCTGACCGCTGCCCCGGAGCGTCTCGACGAGAGCCTGACCGCGATCACCGACACCGGCCGGCGAGCCGTCGGGGACCTGCGGCACCTGCTTGACCTGCTCAATCCGGATCACGGAACCGGGGCGCGCACGTCGGCGGACGGCGACACCGGTCCGAACAGTTCCGTTGGCCCGCTCTACTCGCTCGCCTCGCTCGTTGAACAAACCCGGCAAGGCGGGCAGCCGGTGGAGTTCACGCAGCAGGGCAGGCCACCCGAGGTGGCCGGAAGCGCCGAGGCCGCAGCGTACCGGGTCGTCCAGGAGTCGTTGACGAACGCCTTGAAACACGACCACGGCGGCCGAACCGTGGTCCAGGTGCGCTACGACGTGCGGGAGGTCACTGTGGAAGTTCACACCGACGGCACAGGGTCGAACGCCGCGTCACCGGGTGGCAGCGGGCGTGGCCTCGCCGGTCTCCGTGAGCGGGTGGGTGCGCTCGGCGGAAAGTTCAGCGCCGGACGGCGGCCCGGCGGCGGGTTCGTGGTCCGCGCCCGGATCCCCGCAGGGGATCCGTCATGACGGTGCCGCTGCGGGTCCTGGTCTGCGACGACCAGGCGTTGGTCCGTACCGGGTTCGCCACGATCATCGGCGCGCAGCCCGACCTGCAGGTGGTGGGGGAGTGCGGCGACGGGCAGACGGCGGTTGACCTGGCTGGCCGGCTGCGCCCGGACGTGGTGGTGATGGACGTGCGGATGCCGGTCCTGAACGGCATCGCCGCCACCCGCATGCTGGCGGGCGCGGGGGTGGCGGCGCCGGTCAAAGTGCTCGTGGTGACCACGTTCAACCTCGACGAGTACGTGTACGAGGCGCTGCGCGCCGGGGCGAGCGGATTTCTGCTCAAGGACGCGCCCCCGGCCCAGCTGCTCCAGGGCATCCGCACGGTCGCCTCCGGCGCGGCGCTGCTCGCTCCGGAGGTGACCCGCGGTCTGGTGGGCCGGTACGCGGAACGGGTCCGCCCGGTCGCTGACCCGTCGGGTGAGGTCCCGCTGGCCCCGCGCGAACTGGAGGTGCTGCGGCTGATGGCCGACGGCCTGTCGAACAGCGAGATCGCCGCGGCCATGGTGATCAGCCAGGAGACCGTCAAGACGTACGTCTCGCGCATTCTTACCAAGCTGGATTTGCGTGACCGCGTCCAAGCAGTGATCTACGCCTATCGTCGTGGCCTGGTGGCCTGACGCAGGTCGGCACGGAGTCTCCTAGCCGGCTGCTAGCCGGCTGGCGGCCGGTCAGTTGCTGTCGAGGAGTTCGGCGAGTCGGGCCGCGTCGGCCGGCCGGCCGGGGGCGGTGAACATGCCGTCCGGGTCGAGGTAGGCGTGGTGGGCCGGCGTACCAGGGCCGAACCGGCGGTTGTCGGCGAGGGCGCCCGCGTCGTGGACGTCGTAGCCGATTGTGTCGATGAGGGCGGCGACGGTGGCCTTCGCGTTGTGGTCGTCACCGGCGATGGCGATGGCGCTGCGGTCGGCGGCGCCGGCGGGCCGGCCGAGCGTGGCCAGGTGTTTGAAGAAGATGTTGCTGAACGCCTTGACGACGAACGACTCGGGCAGGTGGGCCTGGAGCAGTTCGCCGGTGGTGGTCCGGCCGGCGTCGAGTTCGGGGAAGTGGCCGTCGCGTTCCGGGTAGTAGTTCATGGTGTCGATGACGACCGTGCCGCGCAGCGGCGCGATGGGGGACATCGAGGTAGGCCTTGAATGGGGTCGTCACCACGACGACGTCCCCGGCGCGGGCGGCCTCGCCGGGCGTGGCGGCGCGCGCCTGCGGTCCGAGCTGGGTGACCAGGTCCCGCAGGGTGTCCGGTCCCCCCGATCCGGGCGAGCCGGTCCGGCCACGACTCGGTGAAGCCGTGCCGGGCCTGGGCGCGGTCACCGACGATGGTGAAACTGCGCGACGGGCAGCGGCGCAGCAGCATCTGCCACTGCGCGTCGGTCAACTCCTGCGCCTCGTCGACCACGATGTGCGCGAACGGGCCGGCCAACGCGTCCGGGTCGGCGTCCGGCCCGGCCGTCTCGTCGATCAGCGTTTCCTGCAGATCCTGGTGGCGCAGCATCGCCAGGACGCCTTCGCCGTCGTCGTAGCTGTGCGCGTCGAGTAGGTCGTCGATCACCCGGGCCCGGTGGACCCGTTCGACGGCCACCGCCGCCCGGTGCCGCCGCTCGCGGTCGGACGCCTGCGCGTCACCGAGACGCAGCCGGGCCGCGTCCAGCAGCGGCAGGTCTTCGACTGTCCAGGCCCGAGGGTCGGCGCGTTGCAGCGTACGGATCTCGGCCGGGTCGAGCCACGGCGCGCACCGGCGCAGGTAGGCCGGGACCGACCACAGGTCGGCGACGATGTCGGCCGGGTCGAGCAGCGGCCAGGCCCGGTTGACCGCCGTACGCAGCGACCGGTTCTGGTCCAGTGCGGCGCGGACCTGGTCTTCCGGCTCGTCGCCGTCGTAGCGACCGACCAGAATGGTCAGCAGTTCGTCCATGATCTGCTCGCGGGCCTCGTTGTGCGGCACACCCGGCCCGGGTGCGGCGAACGCGTCGGCCCAGTCGCCGGGAGTGATGGTCAGCTCGGTCCAACCGGTGGCCACCGTCGTCGCGGTCTGCGGCGGCTCCTCGTAGAACCGGACGGCCGCCTCGACCGCCGCCTCCCACCGCGCCGACGACTTCAGCCGGGCCACCTCAGGGTCGGGTTCGGCCGCTGCGCCTGCACCCTCGGCGACCAGGCCGGCCAGGGTGCAGGTCTGCACGTCGTCCTCGCCGAGGTTGGGCAGGACGTCGGCGACGTACGCCAGATAGGGCTGGTGCGGTCCGACGAACAGCACCCCGCCGCGACGCTGGCCGAGTCGGGGGTCGTGGTAGCGCAGGTACGCGGTGCGGTGCAGGGCGACGACGGTCTTGCCGGTGCCGGGTCCGCCGTCGACGACGAGGGCACCAGCCGAGCCGGCGCGGATGATGGCGTCCTGGTCGGCGGCGATGGTGGCCAGCACGTCGCGCATCCGGTCCGACCGGTGCCCGCCGAGGCTGGCGATGAAGGCCGACTGGTCGTCGAGGGCGGCGTGCCCGTCGAGCGCGTCGGCGCTGAACACCTCGTCCCAGTAGTCGCTGATCCGGCCCATCGTCCAGTGGTAACGCCGACGGCTGACCAGGCACATCGGGTTGCCGTGGGTGGCGCCGAAGAACGGCTCGGCGGCGGGGGAGCGCCAGTCGAGCAGCAGTTGACGGCCGGTGTCGTCGGTCAGCCCCTGCCGTCCGACGTACACCGGGTTCGAACGGTCGTCGGGGACCATCCGGCCAAGACACAGGTCGAGGCCGAACCGGCGCAGCGCCCGCAGCCGTACGGTGAGCCGACGGACCTCCTGGTCGCGGTCCAACGCCCGCTGGCCCCCGCCGGCCGGTGCCTTCCGGGCCCCGTCGAGCCGCTCCGAAAGGTCGGTGGCCAGCTAATCGAGGCGGTGTGCGACGGCCGCGAAATGCCGTTCGTCGTCGGCGATCAGTTTCGGGTCGGCCTTGGCGTGCAGCCGGTCGGGGAGATCGAACGCTCTGGTGGTCAACGGGCGCACCTCGATCAGCTCCATTCTCGGGTCGGCGGAAAAGCGCAGCATCCAGCGATTGGCAAATGCCGGAGAACTGGCGTAGGAACGCGATTGTGCGCGACGACCCGGGTCTTGCCGCAAGACCACCTATGCGCTATATGTTGATAGTGGCGGCAGTAAGGGAGCAAATTTAGTCCCCCTGGCCACCAAGCCCAACGGGTGCCGCTGACCCGTCGTCCGCTTCGATGGTGACGGCGCAAGGTTCCTACCGCTGGTAGCATTGGCCGTATGGCTGTCGAACCGCTCCCACCGGGCGCGGGCGACCCTGCGGATCGCCTGCGTCTGATGCTCCCGGAAGTCCTGGAGGCGATTCGTGACCCTGGGGCAGCGTCGCCCGACCTGCTGGCTGAGTTGGAAGCAGCCGTCGTGGGCGAGGCGTCCGGCGCTGGCCGCAGGCTCCGGCTGGTCGGCCGCGCACGCAAAGTGAGTGTGTCGATGCCAGAAGACTTGACTATCGCCGTGCAGCAGCGGGTGGGCCGGGGGGAGTTCAGCCAGTACGTGACTGAAGCGGTCGCTCGACAGCTTGAGTCGGATCTCATCGGGGAGCTTTCGGATCTCCTCCGCTCGGAGCACGGACCTGTGCCACCTGACGCGTTGGACGAGGCGAGGGCGTCATGGCCAGACGGGCGGTAGGAACAGGCGGCACGCTGGTACTCGACAGCGAAGGCCTGGTAAAGCTCGCACAGGGCGACAACAAGTCGAGGGCCTTCCTGGAGGCGGCCCGGGAACGCGGCGCCAGGGTCGTGGCGAGTGCTGTCACGCTGACGGAGGTCCTTCGAGGTGGGCCGCGTGATGCCCGCCTCCACAGGGTGCTGTCGAGGATCGTGGTGCAGCCGGTGAGCCCGCAGATCGGCAGGCGGGCAGGTGAACTTCTCGGAGCGACCGGGCTGTCGGGGCACCGTTGTGCCATCGACGCGGTGGTTGCCGTTACCGCTTTGGAGATGCCGCGTCCCGTCGTGCTGCTGACCAGCGACCCGGACGACATGAACCGCCTCGTCGAGGAGCTGGACCGGCCGAAGGAGCAGCGGGTCGTGGTGGTGCACGTCTGACGGCTCACGTCGCGCCGCGGATAGATCACCTGGGCTCCGCGCGCCGAGGCGTCACACCGGTGGCGAAGTCAGTGGGCCACGGTCAGGCCGGCGACGACCGCCGTCACGGTTGCGATGTCGTCCTGGTCAGGTTCGGGCCGGCGACCAGGCAGGCGATGCTGCCCAGCACGGCCACCCCGGCCAGCAGCAGCATCGCCGCGCGGGCCGCCCCGACGGTGACGACCTCGCCGATCTGATTGTGCAGCAGGGCACCGACGGCCGCGGCGCCCAGCATCGAACCGATCTGCAACGAGGTGATCAGCACCCCGGACGCGGCGCCGGCCTGCTGCTGTTCGACGTCGGACAACGCGACCACCGCCAGCGGGGTGAACAGGAAAGCGTTGCCGACACCGATGACGCACATCGGGGCGACGAACGCCGTCCACGTCGCACCGTCGCGCATCTCGACCGCGGCCCACGCCATGCCGGCGACGGTGGCCACCGCCCCGACCAGCAGCAGGTAGCGTCCCTGGACCCGGTCGGCGAGTTTGCCGGCCACCGGGTCGAGCAGGGTGGAGAACAGTGACGCCGGCACGATCATCAGCCCGGCGGCCCACGCGTCGAGGCCGAGCACCTGCTGGAAGTACAGCGACAGCACCAGCACCAGGCCGATGACGGTGCCGGAGGTGGTCAGCGAGAAGCCGTTCATCAGCGGGAAGTTGCGCTGCCGGAACAGGGTGAACGGCACCAGCGGCTCCCGGTCCTGGCGGCGGCGCTGCTGCGCGAGGAAGGCCGCCACGCACACCCCGGACACGCCGAGCGTCGCCCAGATACCGGCGTTCCAGCCGTACCGTTCGCCCTGGCTGATGCCGAACGCCAGGCAGAACAACACCGCCGAGGCCAGCACCACACCGGTCACGTCGAGCCGGCGGCGGACGCGTTGCGCGACCTCGGGCAGCACGAGCCGGCCGACCACGAGCATCAGCAACCCGAGCGGTAGGTTCAGCCAGAAGATCCACCGCCAGTCGAGGGTGCTGACCAGCACCCCGCCGGCGGCCGGTCCGCTGATCGCGGCGATCCCGCCGACCGCGCCCCGGATGCCGAACGCCGTGCCCCGGCGGTCCGGTGGGAAGGCCTCCATCAGCAGGGCGAGGGTCTGCGGGGTGAGTAGCGCCGCGCCGAGACCCTGCACCGCGCGGGCAGCGATCAGCTGGCCGGGCCCCTGGGCCAGGCCCGCCGCGACACTGGCGGCGGTGAAGACGGCGACCCCGATCAGGAAGATCCGCCGACGGCCGTAGAGGTCACCGAGCCGGCCGGCAGTGATCAGAGCCATCGCCAGCAGGAAGATGTAGGCGCTCAGCGACCACACCACCTGGTCGGCCGACGCGTCGAGGTCGGCCATGATGCTGGGTACCGCGACGGCGAGCACCGCCACGTCGAGCTGGGTGAGGAAGTACGCCAACGACAGGACGGCCAGCACCGCCCACGGGTTGCCGCGCAGTCTGGTCAACAGCTTCGGCTCGCTCACGGTCGTCATCCGGTCGGCTCCAGCCAGATCATCGGGGGGATCTTGTTGGTGCGTTCCACCCGGCGCAGCCGCGGCACCTGCTCGACGGCGACCGCCGTCGGGTGGTGCCGGGCGACGACGCCCAGATCGTAGAACTGGTGCAGCAGCCGGGTGCGTACCGCCGCCGGGTCGGCGTCCCCGGTGTAGTGCACGGTCACCGCGCTGACCGAGTGGCGTTCACCGGCGGCCCGCCGCAGCAGCAGCTGTGCGTCGCGTACCCCTGGTGCGGCGCGGACGATGTCCAGCACCGTACCGATGCCGACCAGCGCGCCGTGCAGCTTGATCGCGTCGTCGGCGCGGCCCCGCACCCGCAGCGCGTCCGGTCGGCCGCAGACACAGGTCGCCGCCGCGACCCGGTCGCCGAGCCGGTACCTTACGGTCGGCACCGTCCAGCCGTCACCCACTCTGGACAGCAGGGCGCCGGCGTCGTCGAGCTCGAGCACCTGGTCGGGCATCAGGTGCAGCACCGAGGGGTCGCAGGCCGGGGTGTTCGTGGCGATGACGTACGTTTCGACCGAGCCGTAGTTGCCCCATAGCTGGACCTGCGGGAACGCCTTCCGCACGATGGTCGCCTTCTCCTCGGTCCACGGCTCGGCCATCCAGATGATTTTTGCGATCGGGGTGGCCGCGCCCGCGTCGAGTACGCCCCGGGCCAGGTCGGCCAGGGCCGTCGGGGTGCCGGCGACCGCGTTGACGCCGAGCCGACGCAGGGTCGGCAGCCAGCCATCGACCTCCTCGGGGGTGATCGGACCGAACGGTGCCACGTCGGCGCCGCAGCGTCCGGCCAGCTCCTGCATGTAGTAGTGCGACGCCCACAGCCTTCCGGGGGTGAACAGGTTGAGCAGGAGGTCACCGCCGACCAGCGGTCGCCACTGCTGCAGCAGCCGGTCGATGGCCTGGTGGTACGCCACGTAGGTGAGCTTGGGCTGCCCGGTGGTGCCGCCGCTGGACAGCAGCAGTGCACCGGTCCGCCGGGTCACCGCGTGGGAGACGGCGAAGATCTCGTCCGGTCCGGTGACCGGCAGGTCGGCGAGTCCGGCGGCGGCGTCCGGCACGGCCGGGGCACCGGCGGCGGCGTTACGTCGGGCCTGGTCGCGCAGCGCGTCCCAGGGCACCGCGCCGATCATCCCTGCCGCCGACGCGGCTGGTCGTCGCCAGCGGCGTGCCACCGGGCGAATCCGGCCAGGTACGCCTCGAACCGGGCCCGCACGATCGCCCGGGCGGCGGCGTCCTGCTCGGGAATGCCGTTGAACGCGACCGCGCCGTCGAGTTCGATCTCCGACACCCAGTGCCGCTCGCCGTCGAAGAGGAAGTCCAGAGTGAAGTACGGCGTGGGCAGCCGTTCGGCGACGTAGGCGACGGTGTCGGCGAGTTCCGGCGGCAGAGCGGAGTAGCCGCGTTCGTGCCGACCGCCGCTGGCCTTGGTGACGGCCAGGCAGTAGCCGTCCTTGTAGCCGTACAGCACGGTGTGCGCCTGCCCGTCGACGACGTACACCCGCTGTTCGCGTACCACCTTGAGGTAGGGCTGGGCGACCAGCGCGGTGTCCGAGCCACCGGCGAGTCCGATAAGGCCTTTCAGGTCGTGCATGTTGTGCACCACTGAGATGCCCAGGCCCATGCCCCAGTAGGCGGGTTTGACGATCAACGGGAACGGCAGCGCGGCGAGCGCGGCGTCGCTGCGCCCGGCCATCGCCTCCCGGCCGCTGCCCACCCGGACCGTCGGCAGCAGCGGGATCGGACTGCCGGCCAGGTGCACCACGCTGGCCAGCTTGTCCTCGCCGATGTAGGACAGCGCCGGTGGGATCGGCAGGTAGAAGCCGAGCCGTTCCAGAATGGTGAACAGGAACACCTGGTTGCACACGTCCTGGGTCTGGTGCGGCAGGGAGTACAGCGAGGTGACGAAGATGGTGTCGGCCGGGGTGACCGGCGCACCGTCGAGGTAGACCTTGGGCCGCCCCGGGTCGGTCGCGTCGACCGCGACTTCTTCGGGCTTGTTCACCGTGAACTCCAGGCCCAGGTCGGCGGCGATCTCCTGGTACGGCCCCCAGACCGCATCCTGCTCGGCCTGCCGCAGCCAGGCGGTGCCCCGGTCGGGGTAGATCCAGCTCAGGCGCCGCGCCGTACCGGGCGCGGCCGGGTGGTCGGTCAATGCCCTCTCCCTTGCGGTGTGGTGCGGGTTCGCGTCGGTGGTCCGGGCGGACGACGGTGCCCGGCGGATGATTCAGGTAGCCACCGGGTGGTCGACGAAGGCCGACACGAGGTCCGCGAACCGGTCAGGTTCCTCGACGAACGGCAGATGGCCGCTGCCGGGGAACACCTCCAGCCGGGACGCCGGTATCGCCGAGCGCAGCCACCCGCCGACCTCGCCGGGGTAGACCTGGCTGTGCGCTCCGTGGACGAGCAGCGTCGGTACGCTGATCCGGCGCAGCCGGTCACGCCAGTCCACGGTGAGCGCCTCGGCGAGTAGCGCCCGTACGGCGTCCGGGTCGCACCGGCGGGTCTGGTCGATGAGGTCGGCCAGCGTCGTCGGGTCGGGGTCGGTGCCGGCGGCGAACGAGCCGCGGACCAGTGCGGCGGCGAAGGCGGGGTAGTCGTCGGTCACGCTGGCCAGGACGGCGTCGGCTCCGGCGGCGTCGAGGCTGCCGAAGGCCCCGTACGGCCAGTCGTCGTCGCACAGCAGCCGTGGCGTCTGTTCGACCGACACCAGGGCCCGGATCCGCGCGGCCCCGAACCGCTCCAGGTAGCCGTAGGCCACGGTCGCGCCGAGCGACCAGCCCAGCAGGGTGACGCCGGCCAGGTCGAGCTCTTCGATGGTGGTGTGCAGGTCCTCGGCGGCGCGGGTGAGGCTGGCCGGTCGGTCGGCTGTGGCGTTGTCGCCGTGTCCGGGTAGTTCGACGACCACCACCCGGTGCCGGGTGGCGAGCCGGGCCACCGCGGCGGAGAAGAACTCGGCGGTGGCGGCCAGCCCGGGCACCATGACCAGGGCCGGTCCGTGACCGCCCGTGACCAGCGCCGGTCCGTGACCGCGGTCCAGGTGCCGGGTCATCGGCTGCCTCCGACCAGTCCGAGTCGCGTGCGGAGCAACGGTTTGTCGATTTTGCCGACCGGGGTACGGGGCATCGCGGCGACGGCGTGCGCCGAACCGGTCAGCCCGTGCCCGGAGAGCAGTTCCTCGACGGCCTTGACGGCCTCGTCGCCGGAGTGCCCGTCGGCGGCGACGACCGCCACGGCGACCGCGTCGCGGTAGTCGCCGGGGTGCACGGCCAGACTGACGGCCTGCGCCACCGCCTCGGCCGTGGCGAGTTGCTCGTCGAGCACCGGTGCCAGCATCGGCCCGTCCCGGGTGGCCAGCGTCTCGGACACCCGGCCCAGGATTCGGTAGCCGCCCTGCGGGGTGCGTTCGGCCACGTCCCCGGTCCAGAACTCGGGCGTGCGGAAGGTACGGGCGTTTGCCTGTGGCGCGTCGACGTACCCTTCGCTGGTGCAGTCCGAATAGAGCACCAGCTCCCCGACGTCGGGGTGACCGGGCACGAAGGTTTCCAGCCGGGTGCCGACGCCACGGACCGGGACCATGGCGGTGTCGGTCTGCGGTACGTCGTCCATGTTGCCCAGCGCCAGGCCGAACTCGGTCGAGCCGTAGATTTGCCGGATGTGTATGCCGAGTACGTCGGCGGCGTCCCGGACGATCGTCGGGCTGAGATAGGCACCACCGCACAGCGGGCGGCGCAGCGCCGACAGCGGGAACCGGCCCTGGTGCCGGGCGGCGGCGACCAGATCGGCGTAGTGCTGCGGCAGGGCGCTGGTCACGGTCGCCTGGTGGGCGGCCAGTTGGGCCAGCAGCGTGCCGTCCGGTGCGTGCGGGTCGGCGAGCACCAGTTGTGCGCCGGACAGCAGCGCCGCGAACACGTGCAGGTCGGTGGCGTGTGCCACGTCGAGGGTGTGGCGGCAGAAGAAGACGTCGTCGGGGCGGATCCCGGTGTCGGCCAGCCAGCGGCGTCGTTCGGTGACGAAGCGGTCCTGCCGCCAGGCCATCATCTTCGGGAAGCCGGTCGAGCCAGAGGTCCACAGTAGTCGGAAGACGGTAGCCGCTGCGGCGGTGGAGTCTGCGGTGTTGCCCGCGGTGGGCTCCGGCCAGGGTGTCGCGGCGGTCAGTGTGTCGAGGTCGACCGTGGCCGGTCCGTCGGCAGGGATCCGGCGGTGTCCGTCGGTGACCAGCAGTGCGGGACGGGCCCGGTCGAGAGCCGTCCGTACCCCGGCGTCGTCGAAGTTCGCCATCAGCGGTACGTAGCGGGCACCGAGCCGAGCCACCGCCAGGATCAGGCAGACGTAGCCGATGCCGTTGCGCAGCACCACGGCGACGGTGTCGCCGGCCGCCACGCCGCGGGTGGCGAGTCCGGCGGCGACCCGGTCGGTCATCTCGACGAGCTCGCGGTATGTCACGGCCGCGTCGTCGGTGGTGCACACCGCCACGGCGTCGGGTCGACGGCCGGCCATGTCACGGACGGCCTGGTAGAGCCCGGCAGCGGTCACGGCGCCAGCCATCCGGCGTAGGTGGCGAACCGCCAGTCCTTGGCCAGGCAGTCCACGGTGTCGAAGCCGGCGTCGCGCAGCCAGCCGAGTTGGGTTTCGACATCGATGCAGATGTCGTGCTTCATCCGTTCGCGGCCTGCCGCCCATTCGTCGGCGGGTGTTCCGGCGGCGTGTACGTGGCTTTCGTGTTGCCGGTCGTACATTTCCTCCAGTCGCGGCGCGGGCGCGAGGACCTGCTCGACGTTGACGAAGATCCCACCCGACCGCAGAATGGCGGGAAGGCGACCGAACAGCGCTTGTTTATCGTGGTGCTCGAGGTGGTGGATCGCCAGGCCGGAAACGACTGCGTCGTACGGTCCTGTCGGCAACGGATCCATCAGTCCCTGAACCGCGAAACTGGCTCGGCCGTCGCCGTCAAACCGTTGTCTGGCCTGCGCGAGCATCCGTTCCGAATGGTCGATGAGAGTGATGGTCGCATCCGGGATGCGGGCGAGTAGGGCGGCGCTGAGTAGCCCGGTTCCCGCGCCCAGGTCCAGGATCTGTGGCCGGCTCGGCACCGACATCTGCACGGCACTGGATGCGCTGCCGTACAACAGGTCGAACGACGGGATGAGTTGGCGCCGCAGCGCATCGTAGGTGGCTGGATTCCACAGCTCGAAAGACACGATGATCCCCCGTGGTTCACCAGGCGGCGCTTTTGTGGCGCTGGCGTCGGATGCTGGGCAAACTGTGGTTTGCTGAGCCGGCACATTGTCAGATGCTGATTCCGGTGGTGTCCGCATCTGCGTGAGGTGTCCGCATCTGCGTGCCGTCATCTGCTATTCAGAAGGTATCAAGGAGTGGCAGGGCAATGAAGAGAGCTGTCGATATCGAGGTGTGATGCTGGTCACATGGTCGATCATTCTGTCCGTTATTGACAAACTGTCGATCGTGTCAGGAATTGGCGTTTGTCAGGCTCTTTGGGCCACGATCAGGTCCCGGACGATCGCCTGGTCGACCCGGTGGGCGAAGCTGCCGTACCCCGGACCGTCGGCCACTTCCAGGCCCGCCTTGACCAGCAGCGCGGCCAGGTCGTCGCGGGCGGCGACCAGGGTGTTCCAGGAGATGCCGAGCGCCCCACCGGGGCGCAGCAGCGCCACCCAACCCGGCAGCGCCTCAGCCAGCAGACCCAGCGGATCGCGGGTCAACCGGTCCGCCTGACCGCGGGTGCCGTGCTGCACCCCGTACGGCGCGTCGGTGACGATGGCGTCGAAGCTGCCGGCCCGGAACACCTCCCGGCTGCGGCGGGTGTCGGCGTGCACCATCGTCAGGTCGACGGTCCGCCCGGCCCGGTGGTCGTCCTTGCTGGCCGCCAGGGTGACCGCCAGCCGCCGGCCCAGCACGGCCCGGTTGCGCCGCACCAGTGCGATCTCGGCCGAGTGCTTGAGCCGCTTGTGCTTCAACCAGGTACGGATGAAGTTGGCGTACACCTCGAAGTCCTTGCCGTCGATCTCCACCCCGGCGGCGTGCCAGCCGTACATCATCGCCTGGTTGAGCGTGGTGCCCCGGCCGCACATCGGATCGAGGACCCG
Proteins encoded:
- a CDS encoding CPBP family intramembrane glutamic endopeptidase — protein: MRLVKQLVAVGAVAFVGGGSAAALQDNAWLTLLIGVVTCVAVVLVYRWVVRRTEQRAPVEVAASGAVVRTAVGVLIGAGMFGAVIANIALLGGYHVHGLGSVSGAADLLGLMAAASVTEELLFRGVLFRIVEERLGTWFTLVLTGVLFGLFHLGNPDAGLWGAVAIVISAGFMLAACYAATRNLWVPIGLHFGWNFVAAGIFGTVVSGNGEPHGLLEATTSGPDLLTGGDFGPEGSLYTVGAGVALTVFFLWLARRRGHIVPCRARTNATVAR
- a CDS encoding histidine kinase; translation: MIDLRGLPELWRRSDVVVRDLPLALLLVVASLVPALHSRGTQLGDLPSRPFDGLTGVVLALECLPLVVRRRLPALCLGLVALGFAIDQLRFYHTVAGMALPIALLSAGLHLGRHRRTTVAVATVGYVVLAVALHRHGSTEGVIGFGTFYLALAFAWGVGSWLRMSRAAEADHRRHVAERTRAAERTRIARELHDVVTHHVTAMVVQAEAARYLTAAPERLDESLTAITDTGRRAVGDLRHLLDLLNPDHGTGARTSADGDTGPNSSVGPLYSLASLVEQTRQGGQPVEFTQQGRPPEVAGSAEAAAYRVVQESLTNALKHDHGGRTVVQVRYDVREVTVEVHTDGTGSNAASPGGSGRGLAGLRERVGALGGKFSAGRRPGGGFVVRARIPAGDPS
- a CDS encoding response regulator transcription factor, translated to MTVPLRVLVCDDQALVRTGFATIIGAQPDLQVVGECGDGQTAVDLAGRLRPDVVVMDVRMPVLNGIAATRMLAGAGVAAPVKVLVVTTFNLDEYVYEALRAGASGFLLKDAPPAQLLQGIRTVASGAALLAPEVTRGLVGRYAERVRPVADPSGEVPLAPRELEVLRLMADGLSNSEIAAAMVISQETVKTYVSRILTKLDLRDRVQAVIYAYRRGLVA
- a CDS encoding PIN domain-containing protein; this translates as MARRAVGTGGTLVLDSEGLVKLAQGDNKSRAFLEAARERGARVVASAVTLTEVLRGGPRDARLHRVLSRIVVQPVSPQIGRRAGELLGATGLSGHRCAIDAVVAVTALEMPRPVVLLTSDPDDMNRLVEELDRPKEQRVVVVHV
- a CDS encoding DHA2 family efflux MFS transporter permease subunit, with amino-acid sequence MTTVSEPKLLTRLRGNPWAVLAVLSLAYFLTQLDVAVLAVAVPSIMADLDASADQVVWSLSAYIFLLAMALITAGRLGDLYGRRRIFLIGVAVFTAASVAAGLAQGPGQLIAARAVQGLGAALLTPQTLALLMEAFPPDRRGTAFGIRGAVGGIAAISGPAAGGVLVSTLDWRWIFWLNLPLGLLMLVVGRLVLPEVAQRVRRRLDVTGVVLASAVLFCLAFGISQGERYGWNAGIWATLGVSGVCVAAFLAQQRRRQDREPLVPFTLFRQRNFPLMNGFSLTTSGTVIGLVLVLSLYFQQVLGLDAWAAGLMIVPASLFSTLLDPVAGKLADRVQGRYLLLVGAVATVAGMAWAAVEMRDGATWTAFVAPMCVIGVGNAFLFTPLAVVALSDVEQQQAGAASGVLITSLQIGSMLGAAAVGALLHNQIGEVVTVGAARAAMLLLAGVAVLGSIACLVAGPNLTRTTSQP
- a CDS encoding AMP-binding protein, with protein sequence MARRWRRPAASAAGMIGAVPWDALRDQARRNAAAGAPAVPDAAAGLADLPVTGPDEIFAVSHAVTRRTGALLLSSGGTTGQPKLTYVAYHQAIDRLLQQWRPLVGGDLLLNLFTPGRLWASHYYMQELAGRCGADVAPFGPITPEEVDGWLPTLRRLGVNAVAGTPTALADLARGVLDAGAATPIAKIIWMAEPWTEEKATIVRKAFPQVQLWGNYGSVETYVIATNTPACDPSVLHLMPDQVLELDDAGALLSRVGDGWTVPTVRYRLGDRVAAATCVCGRPDALRVRGRADDAIKLHGALVGIGTVLDIVRAAPGVRDAQLLLRRAAGERHSVSAVTVHYTGDADPAAVRTRLLHQFYDLGVVARHHPTAVAVEQVPRLRRVERTNKIPPMIWLEPTG